The Oryzias melastigma strain HK-1 linkage group LG6, ASM292280v2, whole genome shotgun sequence genome includes a window with the following:
- the LOC112152670 gene encoding myosin-4 (The sequence of the model RefSeq protein was modified relative to this genomic sequence to represent the inferred CDS: added 60 bases not found in genome assembly) has product MEGNAESGSLHTHIAFPGPASEQMLFSSSSHSQTESEGTILLQLLEFKTHLLEVVEELHIRRDAEARFEDQISKLVLEKQELEWEKESLQRLNETVTKQHTESLTAAKKEFQAKLRHIEEERGKFQVSTELKEKEINNLKEELKSLQLLKYNLEKKSSELEQKLALQSRTKDSHLNQLGEVEKRFSSLSRQCAMVKKAHEQLQQNADEAMRINRKLTFANQKQEATIVSLKKELDEVNNKLIKVKMTSVLYEKTHSQAETQQQVQELQQRLNMEKEINRKLVKENLAERAEKQEMLRSLQRTQELLLRQTQTVRRVEMKLQTQTEKFQALQHKHEVTWEQSKALQDRLAQLTESFTASKTSWDKEKAMFLDQIKTEQEDRQAVRKAHEDLQQKHAELSKKLMVQHTDEEEMYSAEVDDKGEIPCESIPCSEQPDLSSLQNLVSTEENEKEPQKETEAADAATTTGEEMPDEQPHSPPTTTKDNTLSQSTDPGPSGEASTANNVVNSCDTEERNQSSNFISNDLKDADALQRNVNFPTASSLNCGSPDKLANLQTNEEHDKEFEEKEEKHNKEQEGCSLNLQDKEDIQDESGGDKQILDNSSVCLATEPHGHQNSETQGIDKPDGGIMNEVERRGQTAQHTPDPKIAAQADADMTEDTAALQVSDPEDAEPPVCEPSQTPSLKVTVSDCCQFNEADRKEHLVSTDEQQNSVLQEEQALHHDVVQTSCQDSQLLQNLSVNQENPQRKATDFPTKCPDTSTDLTSHLNITPLSVHSPMEMNESQTEARDSSDPDSIVKHVDEKQVDQKCEFVEMNQLQSPSEDAKGHLNVKTCENSICTTVNTNIRTSCSAEETAPYDPEEETKRYQEQMTNDTPRDTGEAVKKLKASINSSHESNKSLKINDSSVADVKTYKSLFDWNNSQRKALGSREKPDLHPFRQGGFFSGLNSSGSDEIQARQAVSASLFIKSRQNKVPLVMLRASDLFSASSADADISRKRHEREWEAKGRICSESPAGETARKASISHLQDVSGTAGKQSLQNISECSRTSTSAAGLSSGPQWDPSFPPEMENQQTLLREQVSKIERFLNKERLSTSKRQRTDK; this is encoded by the exons gatgcAGAGGCCCGATTTGAAGATCAAATCAGTAAGCTAGTGTTGGAGAAACAGGAACTGGAGTGGGAGAAG gaGTCCCTGCAACGTCTAAATGAAACAGTCACAAAGCAGCACACAGAATCGCTCACTGCCGCTAAGAAGGAG TTTCAGGCCAAATTGCGCCACATCGAGGAGGAGAGG GGGAAATTCCAGGTCAGTACTGAGTTAAAAGAAAAGGAGATTAACAATCTAAAGGAGGAACTAAAGTCACTTCAG TTGCTGAAATACAACTTAGAGAAGAAATCAAGTGAGCTG GAACAGAAACTGGCTTTGCAGAGTCGAACAAAGGACAGCCACCTGAACCAGCTGGGGGAGGTTGAGAAGCGATTCAGCTCTCTTTCCAGACAATGCGCCATGGTCAAGAAGGCCCACGAGCAGCTTCAGCAAAACG CTGATGAGGCCATGAGGATTAACCGAAAACTGACGTTTGCCAACCAAAAACAAGAGGCTACGATTGTGTCTCTGAAGAAG GAGCTGGACGAGGTCAATAACAAGCTTATTAAGGTCAAGATGACATCAGTTCTGTATGAGAAGACCCACAGTCAGGCAGAGACTCAGCAGCAagtgcaggagctgcagcagaggcTCAACATG GAGATGCTGAGGTCTCTGCAGCGCAcacaggagctgctgctgaggCAAACACAGACAGTGAGGAGAGTAGAAATGAAGCTACAGACACAAACAGAGAAGTTCCAG GCCCTTCAGCACAAGCACGAGGTGACATGGGAGCAAAGCAAAGCGCTGCAGGACAGGCTGGCCCAACTCACCGAGAGCTTCACTGCTTCCAAAACCAGCTGGGACAAAGAG AAGGCGATGTTTTTGGATCAAATCAAGACAGAGCAGGAAGACCGACAAGCAGTGAGGAAAGCTCATGAAGATCTTCAACAGAAACACGCTGAGCTCTCCAAGAAGTTGATGGTCCAACACACAGACGAAGAGGAG atgTATTCAGCAGAAGTGGACGACAAAGGTGAAATCCCTTGTGAGTCCATCCCCTGCTCTGAGCAACCTGATCTCAGCAGTCTGCAgaacctcgtttccactgaagaAAATGAGAAGGAGCCTCAGAAGGAGACAGAAGCTGCTGATGCTGCAACAACTACAG gagaaGAAATGCCAGATGAGCAGCCACATTCACCACCAACAACTACAAAAGACAACACACTCAGCCAGAGTACTGATCCAGGCCCATCCGGAGAGGCCAGTACAGCAAACAATGTTGTCAACAGCTGTGACACAGAGGAAAGAAATCAGAGCtcaaattttatttcaaatgatcTGAAAGATGCTGACGCTCTCCAGAGGAACGTTAACTTTCCGACTGCATCAAGTCTGAACTGTGGGAGCCCAGATAAACTAGCAAATTTACAGACAAATGAAGAACAtgacaaagaatttgaagaaaaggaagaaaagcacAACAAAGAACAGGAAGGCTGTAGTTTAAATCTTCAGGACAAAGAAGACATCCAAGATGAAAGTGGTGGAGATAAACAAATTCTGGATAATAGTAGTGTGTGTTTGGCAACAGAACCACACGGGCACCAAAACTCAGAAACACAAGGAATTGATAAACCAGATGGAGGCATAATGAATGAAGTGGAGCGGAGAGGACAGACAGCCCAGCACACACCAGACCCAAAGATAGCAGCTCAGGCCGATGCAGATATGACTGAAGACACGGCCGCTCTGCAGGTCAGTGACCCCGAGGATGCAGAGCCGCCTGTCTGTGAGCCCTCACAAACCCCCTCTCTAAAAGTCACAGTCAGTGATTGCTGTCAATTTAATGAGGCTGATCGAAAAGAGCATCTTGTTAGCACAGATGAGCAACAGAACTCCGTCCTTCAGGAAGAGCAGGCTCTCCACCACGATGTGGTCCAAACTTCATGTCAGGATTCTCAGTTACTTCAGAATCTGTCAGTTAACCAGGAAAATCCTCAGAGAAAAGCAACAGATTTTCCTACCAAATGTCCAGACACGTCAACCGACTTGACCTCACACCTGAATATCACACCTTTATCGGTTCACTCTCCTatggaaatgaatgaaagtcAAACAGAAGCTCGAGATTCTTCAGACCCTGATTCGATTGTGAAGCACGTTGATGAAAAACAAGTGGATCAGAAGTGTGAGTTTGTCGAAATGAACCAACTTCAAAGCCCATCTGAGGATGCCAAAGGtcatttaaatgtgaagacGTGTGAAAACAGCATCTGTACCACTGTAAACACAAATATTAGAACATCCTGTTCAGCAGAGGAGACTGCGCCCTATGATCCTGAAGAAGAAACTAAAAGATATCAAGAGCAAATGACAAACGACACACCCAGAGACACAGGAGAGGCAGTGAAAAAACTCAAAGCTTCCATCAATTCCAGTCATGAGAGCAACAAGTCACTGAAGATCAATGATTCCTCTGTGGCCGACGTGAAGACTTACAAGTCTTTATTTGACTGGAACAATAGTCAGAGGAAAGCTTTGGGCTCCCGAGAAAAGCCAGATCTGCATCCCTTCAGACAG ggaggttttttttctggactaaATTCCAGCGGATCTGACGAGATTCAGGCACGTCAAGCTGTCTCAGCATCACTGTTTATCAAAAGCAGGCAAAACAAAG TCCCCCTGGTGATGTTGAGAGCGTCGGACCTGTTCAGCGCCTCCAGTGCAGATGCAGATATTTCAAGGAAACGACATGAAAGAGAGTGGGAAGCAAAAGGAAGGATTTGCAGTGAATCCCCAGCAGGGGAAACG GCGAGAAAAGCTTCCATTAGTCATCTCCAAGATGTTTCTGGAACTGCTGGAAAACAATCACTGCAGAACATATCAGA GTGTAGCAGAACTTCCACCTCAGCTGCGGGCCTGAGTTCAGGACCACAGTGGGACCCGTCCTTCCCTCCGGAGATGGAGAACCAGCAGACATTGCTTAGAGAACAGGTTTCCAAAATTGAACGATTCCTCAACAAAGAAAGACTCAGCACATCCAAAAGACAACGAACCGACAAATGA